CTGCCGTGCCGCTCGCCCAGGCGCAGCGCCCGGCCGCCCAGCTCCATGGCGTCCGGGTAATCCTCGATGTTGAGCGCTATCGACGCCTGGTTGGTGCAGGCCATGGCGTATTCCGGGCCGGTCGGCACGTCGTCGAGGAGCCGCAGCGCCTCGCGGCCGGACGCGGCGGCCTCCTCGAGGTAGCCGCCGCACCACTGGCGCCGGGACAGCAGGGAGAGCGCCGTCGCCTCCCCGTGCCGGTCGCCGATCCGGCGGCGATGCCGGATCGCCTCCCGCAGCGCCACTATCGACTCGTCGGTCTGCTCGGTCAGGTAGCACTCGTAGGAGCGGCGTTCCAGCAGGCCGGCCCGCTCGGCCGGGGCGAGGCCGGCGGCGAAGCGCAGCGCCCGGGCGTACTGCGCGGCGGCTTCCCGGTGCGCGCCCGACCCGGCGGCCTGCTCGGCGGCGCGCGGCGCCCAGGTGAGCACCACGTCGGTGGCGCCGGCCGCCTCGGCGTGGTGGGCGACCCGGCTCGGGTCGGCCCGCTCCGGCTCGGCCAGCAGCGCCCGCAGCACGCCGCGGTGCAGTTCCAGCCGCCGGTGCGGGGCGAGCGACTCCTCCACGGCGATCCGGGCCAGCTCGTGCCGGAACGCCACCCCGCCCGGCACGCTCTCCAGCATCCCGGCCCGCAGCGCCTCGTCGAGCCCGGGCATGCCCGCCAGCAGGTGCAGCTCGGCGTGCTGCGGGACGACCGAGACGGCGTCCAGCACCGCCGTCGCCTCCGGGCCGAGCCGGGCGGCCCGGGCCAGCACCGCGTCGCGCACGGTCAGCGGTACGTCGCCGTCGTCGCGGGCCAGCACCTCGGTGACGAAGAACGGGTTGCCCCCGCTCACCCGGTGCAGCGCGCGCCCGTCACGCCCGTGCGGGGCGGCCAGCTCACCGACCGCCTCCGGGGACAGCGGCGCGACGGCCATCCGGTGGATCGCGTCGCCCTGCAGCTCGCCGAGCAGCCGGCGCAGCGGATGCCGCCGGTCGGTCACCTCGTCGCTGCGATAGGTCGCGACGATCAGCGCGGGCATCGCCTCGATGCGCCGGCCGAGCACGCTGAGCACGTCGAGGGTGGCCTCGTCGGCCCAGTGCAGGTCCTCCAGCACCAGCGCCAAGCCGGGGCGTTCCCGCACGTCGCGGATGATCCCGGTGGCCAGCTCGTAGGACTTCGCGCCGCGCTCGACCAGGCCGGCGATCGGGCCGCCGTCGTGCGCGATCTCCAGGAACGGCCCCAGCGGTCGCGGCGTCCGCAGTGGATCGCAGGCGCCCCACAGCACCGGGCGGGTCGCCCGGCACTCCGCCCGGAACCGCCGTACCAGCGCGGTCTTACCGCCGCCGGCCTCCCCGCCGAGCAGCACGAGGACCCCACCGCGCCCGCCGCGCACCGTCTCGTAGGCCTGATGCAGCGCGCCGAGCTGCCCGGACCGCTCCAGCAGCCGGGGCCCGGCAGAGATCTCCCCCATCGCCGCACCATGTCACCGGTCTCCCGCACCCTCCATCACCTATCCGACATCCGAGCATGCCGATCAACCTCGCACCTCCGGTCCGGCTGGTCAGGTGTAGAATTTTCTAAACTCCAGGCTCGTGAAAGAATGGGAGATCTTCGCAACCGACGAGTTCTATGCCTGGGCAGACACTCTTGATCGGGCATCGCTGAGACATCTCGTGCAAGCCATTGATCAGCTCGCTGAGGTGGGCCCGGGATTGGGACGACCACTCGTCGACCACATCGAGGGTTCACGGGTGCACAACATGAAGGAGCTACGGCCCGGTTCATCGGGACGGAGCGAGATTCGTGCCCTTTTCGTCTTCGACCCCTGGCGATCAACGATCCTGCTCATCGGCGGAGACAAGTCTGGTAACTGGTCCGGGTGGTATCGCACGGCGATCCCGGCGGCCGAGGAGTTGTACGCGCGGTACCTGAAGGACCGCCAGAACGAGGAGGCGTGACCGTGCCCGGATACCACAAGTGGAGCGACATCCGAGCCGAATTCGTCGAGAAGGCCGGCGGCGAGGAGGCCATCGCTGAGGCGCGCCGGCAGAGTCAGGCGTATGTCAACGGATACCGACTGGCTGAGCGACGGAAGTCGATCGGGCTGACCCAGGCCGAGGTCGCCGAACGGATGGGCGTGACCAAGGGCCGAGTCTCCCAGATCGAGCGTGGCGAGGTCGCCACCGTCGACGCCATCGCCCGCTACGTCCACGCGCTCGGGGGCTACCTCCAGATCTCCGCCGTTTTCGGCGACGACCAGTACATCCTGCGCGGCACCGACCCGCAGGCCGCCGCCTGAGCACGATCAACCCCGTTTCCGGTACGGCGGCGGCCGGCTCACCGCGTACCGGAAACGGGGTTGATCGTGGTGATCAGAGGCGGACGACGGAGCGGGCGCCCTCGCCCCGGGCCATGCGGTCGAAGGCGGCCGGCACGTCGGCCAGCCCGATCCGATCGGTGATCAGGTGGTCCAGCGACAGCTTCCCGTCGAGGACCTCGCGGGCCAGGGCCGGCACCTCGACGTCCGGGTCGGCCTGGCCGTAGACCGAGGCGCGCAGGGTCCGCGCCGAGGAGAAGATGTCCAGCGCGCCGAGCTGCACCATGTCGTCGGCCGCGCCCATCCCGACCACGGTGACCTGGCCGCCGCGCCGGGTGGCCCGCCACGCCGCCCGGATCGTCGACGCCCGGCCCACGCACTCGATGGCGTGGTCGGCGCCGCGCCCCTCGGTGCGCACCCGGACGTCCTTGGAGAGCGCGTCCGAGGAGACCACGAAGTCGGTGGCGCCGGCCGCCTCGGCCAGCCCCTTCTTCGCCTCGGTGACGTCGACAGCGATCACCTGCCCGGCGCCGGCCGCCCGGGCCGCCGCGACCACCGACAGCCCCACCCCGCCGAGGCCGATGACCAGCACCGACTCGCCCGGCTGCACCCGCGCGGTGTTGCGGACCGCGCCCGAGCCGGTCAGCACCGAGCACCCGAGCAGCGCGGCGAGTTCGAAATCGAGCTCTTCCGGTACGCCGATGACAGCGTTCTCCGGCGCCACCACCTGCTCGGCGAACGCGCCCAGCCCGAGGCACACGTGCACCGGCGCCCCGTCCAGGGTCATCCCGTTCTCCAGCGCCGCCACCCCGGAGGAGGTGGCGCAGAGCCACGGCTGAGCGTGCTCGCAGAACCAGCAGCTCCGGCACGGCGGCTGCCAGTTCAGCACCACGTGGTCGCCGACCGCGGCGCGGGTGACGTGCTCGCCGACCTCGACCACCTCGCCGGCCGCCTCGTGCCCGAGGACCAGTGGGTGCGGCGGGCGCAGCGTTCCGTTGATCATCGACAGGTCGGAGTGGCAGACGCCGGCCGCCCGGATCCGGACCCGCACCTGGCCGGGACCGACCTCGGGCAGCCGCAGCTCCTCGACGGCGGCCGGGACACCTGCCGTCCGGACCACCAGTCCGGGAATGTAGTGGCTCATCGCTGGATCGCCTTCACCTGCTGGAACTCCTCCAGACCGAACCGGCCCAGCTCGCGGCCGACGCCGGACTGCTTGTACCCGCCGAACGGGGCGAACGGGTTGAACGCGCCGCCGTTCACGTCGACCGCCCCGGTACGCAGCCGCCGGGCCACCGCGAGAGCCCGCTCGTCGCCGCCCCAGACCGCACCGGCCAGGCCGTACTTCGAGTTGTTGGCGATCGCCACGGCCTCGTCGTCGGTGTCGAACGGGATGATCGACAGCACCGGCCCGAAGATCTCCTCCTGGGCTAGCTCGCTGTCCGGGTCGACGTCGGCGAAGACGGTCGGCGCCACGAAGTGCCCGGTCGCCGGCACCGGGGCGTCCAGCCCACCGGCCACCAGCCGGGCCCGCGCCCGCTCGATGAAGCCGCGGACCCGGTCCCGCTGCCCGGCCGAGACCAGCGGGCCGAGCCGGGTGCCCGGGTCGAACGGGTCGCCGACGGTGTAGCCGGCCGCGGTCTTGGCGGCCAGCTCGACCGCCTCGTCGTAGTGGCTGCGGTGCACCAGCATCCGGGTCCACGCCGTGCAGGTCTGGCCGGAGTTGAGGAACGCGTTGCCGACCCCGACCTTGACGGCCTTGACCAGGTCGGCGTCCGCCAGGATCAGGTTCGCCGACTTGCCGCCCAGTTCCAGGGAGACCTTGGCGATCCGGTCGGCGGCCGCCTTCGCGATGGCCCGGCCGGTGGCGGTGGAGCCGGTGAACGAGATCATGTCGACGTCCGGGTGCCCGGCGATGGCCGCGCCGACCACCGGGCCGGTCCCGGTGACCAGGTTCAGCACGCCGGCCGGCAGCCCCGCCTCGTGCGCCGCGTCGAACAGCAGGTACGCCACCAGCGGGGTCAGCTCGCTCGGCTTGAGCACCACCGTGCAGCCGGCCGCCAGGGCCGCGCCCACCTTCGCCACCACCTGGTGCAGCGGATAGTTCCACGGGGTGATCGCGCCGACCACGCCGGCCGCCTCCCGGACGATCAGCGAGTTACCCACCGTCTCCTCGGTCACCGGCTGGGCGGCCAGCTCGGCGTACCCCTTGAGCACGGCGAGCGGCAGCCCGGCCTGGACCGCCTGAGCGACCTTGAGCGGGGTGCCGAGCTCCAGCCCGACGGTGCGGGCGATGTCCCCGGCCCGGGAGGCGAGCGCCTCGTGCA
This window of the Actinoplanes oblitus genome carries:
- a CDS encoding ATP-binding protein, which encodes MGEISAGPRLLERSGQLGALHQAYETVRGGRGGVLVLLGGEAGGGKTALVRRFRAECRATRPVLWGACDPLRTPRPLGPFLEIAHDGGPIAGLVERGAKSYELATGIIRDVRERPGLALVLEDLHWADEATLDVLSVLGRRIEAMPALIVATYRSDEVTDRRHPLRRLLGELQGDAIHRMAVAPLSPEAVGELAAPHGRDGRALHRVSGGNPFFVTEVLARDDGDVPLTVRDAVLARAARLGPEATAVLDAVSVVPQHAELHLLAGMPGLDEALRAGMLESVPGGVAFRHELARIAVEESLAPHRRLELHRGVLRALLAEPERADPSRVAHHAEAAGATDVVLTWAPRAAEQAAGSGAHREAAAQYARALRFAAGLAPAERAGLLERRSYECYLTEQTDESIVALREAIRHRRRIGDRHGEATALSLLSRRQWCGGYLEEAAASGREALRLLDDVPTGPEYAMACTNQASIALNIEDYPDAMELGGRALRLGERHGSVEIVVHSLNNLGTMQLLAGEPAGIGKLERSLALAEQAGLEEHIGRAYIHAGWSMTRVRSYHLSSWLDRGVTACADLGLEAWKHYVLAYRARYHLDMGRWGEAAADAGEVLRDAKPVPLLRLMALAVLGLIRARGGDADPWPALDEARDLAAGKGELQYLAPVATARAEAAWLAGVPVEPELTETWELALRRRAAWVLGELAWLRRLAGGPDADLAGVRLLEPYAPQLAGDVAGAAECWRKRDCSYDAALALAGAGDEAGLRAALAEFQRLGARPAATIVTRRLRSRGVRDIPRGPQRRTRENPAELTRREVEVLALIRRGLSNVEIAERLFLSTKTVHHHVSAILRKLGVSRRGQAVAEAARLGLTP
- a CDS encoding type II toxin-antitoxin system RelE/ParE family toxin, whose translation is MKEWEIFATDEFYAWADTLDRASLRHLVQAIDQLAEVGPGLGRPLVDHIEGSRVHNMKELRPGSSGRSEIRALFVFDPWRSTILLIGGDKSGNWSGWYRTAIPAAEELYARYLKDRQNEEA
- a CDS encoding helix-turn-helix domain-containing protein — translated: MPGYHKWSDIRAEFVEKAGGEEAIAEARRQSQAYVNGYRLAERRKSIGLTQAEVAERMGVTKGRVSQIERGEVATVDAIARYVHALGGYLQISAVFGDDQYILRGTDPQAAA
- a CDS encoding alcohol dehydrogenase catalytic domain-containing protein, which translates into the protein MSHYIPGLVVRTAGVPAAVEELRLPEVGPGQVRVRIRAAGVCHSDLSMINGTLRPPHPLVLGHEAAGEVVEVGEHVTRAAVGDHVVLNWQPPCRSCWFCEHAQPWLCATSSGVAALENGMTLDGAPVHVCLGLGAFAEQVVAPENAVIGVPEELDFELAALLGCSVLTGSGAVRNTARVQPGESVLVIGLGGVGLSVVAAARAAGAGQVIAVDVTEAKKGLAEAAGATDFVVSSDALSKDVRVRTEGRGADHAIECVGRASTIRAAWRATRRGGQVTVVGMGAADDMVQLGALDIFSSARTLRASVYGQADPDVEVPALAREVLDGKLSLDHLITDRIGLADVPAAFDRMARGEGARSVVRL
- a CDS encoding aldehyde dehydrogenase family protein, with the protein product MTSEFREQLYIGGAWVPPDSGDRIEVENPYTEQVIGHVPAGTAEDVNLAVSAARRAFDGWAGLPMAERGAALGRLHEALASRAGDIARTVGLELGTPLKVAQAVQAGLPLAVLKGYAELAAQPVTEETVGNSLIVREAAGVVGAITPWNYPLHQVVAKVGAALAAGCTVVLKPSELTPLVAYLLFDAAHEAGLPAGVLNLVTGTGPVVGAAIAGHPDVDMISFTGSTATGRAIAKAAADRIAKVSLELGGKSANLILADADLVKAVKVGVGNAFLNSGQTCTAWTRMLVHRSHYDEAVELAAKTAAGYTVGDPFDPGTRLGPLVSAGQRDRVRGFIERARARLVAGGLDAPVPATGHFVAPTVFADVDPDSELAQEEIFGPVLSIIPFDTDDEAVAIANNSKYGLAGAVWGGDERALAVARRLRTGAVDVNGGAFNPFAPFGGYKQSGVGRELGRFGLEEFQQVKAIQR